A region from the Brassica napus cultivar Da-Ae chromosome C8, Da-Ae, whole genome shotgun sequence genome encodes:
- the LOC125591847 gene encoding secreted RxLR effector protein 161-like produces MVVRSLDQETDPFGPKKKDKEVLGPEVPYLSVIGALMYLASHTRPGICFAVNLLSRFSSCPTQRRWNGIKHLFRYLQGTKDLGLFYTNRRKESLVGYADAGYLSDPHNARSQTGYVFIHGGAAVCWRSTKQSLVATSSNHAEIIAMYEASRELVWLRNMTNHIRVDSGLAVGKEAPTIIYEDDAACIAQLKDGYIKGDRTKHIFPKFFFTHDLQKAKEVQVVQVRSSDNFADLFTKSLPTSTFKKLTYQIGMRQLKDLQ; encoded by the coding sequence ATGGTCGTAAGGTCTCTCGACCAAGAGACAGATCCATTCGGGCCAAAGAAGAAGGACAAGGAAGTACTCGGTCCGGAAGTGCCGTACCTAAGTGTCATTGGAGCTTTAATGTATTTGGCTAGCCATACTAGACCAGGCATTtgttttgccgtgaatctaCTTTCTAGATTTAGCTCTTGTCCAACTCAGAGGCGCTGGAATGGAATAAAACATCTATTtagatatctgcaaggaacaaaagatCTTGGTTTGTTCTATACTAACCGACGAAAAGAGAGTTTGGTCGGATATGCTGATGCAGGATACTTATCTGATCCACATAATGCTAGATCTCAGACTGGATATGTTTTTATACATGGTGGAGCTGCAGTATGTTGGCGATCCACGAAACAATCACTTGTCGCCACATCTTCTAAccatgccgagatcatagcaATGTATGAGGCAAGCCGTGAGCTGGTATGGTTGAGGAATATGACCAACCACATCCGAGTAGATAGTGGTTTAGCCGTGGGAAAAGAAGCACCAACAATTATCTATGAAGACGATGCAGCTTGCATAGCTCAGCTCAAAGATGGATACATCAAAGGAGATAGGACAAAGCATATCTttcccaagttcttcttcacccacgacctGCAGAAGGCTAAAGAAGTTCAAGTGGTTCAAGTTCGGTCCAGTGACAATTTTGCCGAccttttcaccaagtctttGCCAACCTCAACATTCAAGAAGCTTACATATCAGATAGGAATGCGCCagctgaaggatcttcagtga